A stretch of Methanosphaerula palustris E1-9c DNA encodes these proteins:
- a CDS encoding Yip1 family protein: MENTNPILALLTPGVFFAAKKQDPFDLRIPALLVLISGFGGAGTGYLNSQIQNQLIGHTPTSLDPLLTLASAILMAYLVWVIVTGIFTIISRILFGGGEFLQLLQFTSYGFIPGFIGSLITIPVLAPFTGSLRLPALGDPQMIGAMVDQIQHTQTMQMVTLIGIICLLWSGYIWIFGVREAEDLSTHHAAIIVCIPIIIAVAVKIIGVL, encoded by the coding sequence ATGGAGAACACGAACCCGATCCTGGCGCTCCTCACACCAGGGGTTTTTTTTGCAGCAAAAAAACAGGATCCCTTCGATCTGAGAATCCCTGCACTGCTGGTCCTGATATCTGGGTTTGGAGGTGCAGGGACTGGCTATCTGAACAGTCAGATCCAGAATCAACTGATTGGCCACACCCCCACGAGTTTGGATCCTCTCCTGACCCTGGCTTCTGCGATCCTCATGGCCTACCTGGTCTGGGTGATCGTGACCGGGATCTTTACGATCATCTCAAGGATTCTGTTCGGTGGTGGAGAATTCCTGCAGCTGCTCCAGTTCACCAGTTATGGGTTCATTCCAGGGTTCATCGGTTCGCTCATCACGATTCCGGTGCTGGCGCCGTTCACCGGATCGCTCAGACTGCCAGCGCTCGGGGATCCACAGATGATCGGAGCGATGGTCGACCAGATCCAGCACACCCAAACGATGCAGATGGTGACCCTGATTGGGATCATCTGCCTGCTCTGGAGTGGATATATCTGGATCTTTGGAGTACGGGAGGCTGAAGACCTCTCCACTCACCATGCGGCGATCATCGTCTGTATTCCGATCATCATCGCCGTCGCAGTAAAAATAATTGGAGTTTTATAA
- a CDS encoding Yip1 family protein, with product MDNKFLTILTAPQNFFIGIEERPVSLGIPAVIVLLMGIVSAISAYIVTGVTMQVLPASSQQMIGIIQGIGAISAIIVVLVMWFIMAGIFYLISMAFNGTGDFKRVLEVTGYGYIPSLIGSIISLPLMFQYLSTIHLPSIADPTLMQSAMTGMMKTPSMAVISLIGIVFLLWSANIWIFGVREARHLTTRNAVITVGIPVLVSVLFSIYGLIA from the coding sequence ATGGATAATAAATTTTTAACAATACTCACTGCTCCTCAAAATTTCTTTATCGGGATCGAAGAGAGACCGGTCAGCCTCGGCATCCCGGCAGTGATCGTTCTCCTCATGGGAATTGTCAGCGCCATCTCGGCCTATATAGTCACCGGCGTCACGATGCAGGTGCTCCCTGCAAGTTCACAGCAGATGATCGGCATCATTCAGGGGATCGGTGCGATCAGTGCTATCATCGTCGTCCTGGTGATGTGGTTTATCATGGCCGGGATCTTCTATCTGATCTCGATGGCCTTCAATGGGACCGGAGACTTCAAGCGGGTGCTCGAAGTCACAGGGTACGGATATATCCCCTCGTTGATCGGCAGTATCATCTCGCTGCCGTTGATGTTCCAGTACCTCTCAACGATCCACCTGCCATCGATCGCGGATCCCACCCTGATGCAGTCGGCGATGACCGGGATGATGAAGACCCCGTCGATGGCGGTGATCTCCCTTATCGGCATCGTCTTCCTGCTCTGGAGTGCAAACATCTGGATCTTTGGTGTCAGGGAGGCCCGGCATCTGACCACCCGTAACGCAGTCATCACGGTTGGCATCCCGGTGCTTGTATCGGTGCTGTTCTCGATATATGGACTGATCGCATAG
- a CDS encoding ABC transporter ATP-binding protein: MNHIVPVDQDLPDHHAALREGPVPSAVRESIIRIEHLSKVFPSKQGPVAAVDDISFEVKRGEIFGLLGPNGAGKSTLIRILTTLISPSSGAAFIDSYEVSASPEQIRGLIGVCPQNSTLDQELTAYDNLEFYGRLQNMEDRVLKPRIWQLLEMTGLQDRARSPVSTFSGGMKRKLEIVRAFIHKPDILFLDEPTIGLDPESRREVWQQIEQLNVEETTIILTTHYMDEAERLCNRIAFVDQGRLIALDTMENLRRSFPVGDLIEIGVVKITGDLLARIREIPQVGSVDVRGLNLLIVTRDASIVLPDLLRVLEQFSNPMTSIAIRSPSLEDIFIYLTGQVPESDAIATGEVGRQDS; this comes from the coding sequence ATGAACCATATCGTACCCGTTGATCAGGATCTACCGGATCACCATGCAGCCTTGAGGGAGGGGCCGGTCCCTTCAGCAGTGAGGGAGAGTATCATCCGGATCGAACATCTCTCCAAGGTCTTCCCATCCAAACAGGGACCGGTGGCCGCTGTCGATGATATCTCTTTCGAGGTAAAACGTGGCGAGATCTTCGGCCTGCTCGGCCCGAATGGGGCCGGCAAGAGCACGCTCATCAGGATCCTCACCACCCTGATCTCCCCGAGTTCCGGGGCCGCGTTCATCGATTCCTATGAGGTATCGGCTTCTCCCGAGCAGATCCGCGGGTTGATTGGTGTCTGCCCGCAGAACAGTACCCTGGATCAGGAACTGACCGCCTACGATAACCTTGAGTTTTACGGCAGGTTGCAGAACATGGAGGATCGGGTGCTCAAGCCCCGGATCTGGCAACTCCTGGAGATGACCGGGCTTCAAGACAGGGCCCGTTCTCCAGTCAGTACCTTCTCCGGCGGAATGAAACGGAAACTTGAGATTGTCCGGGCGTTCATCCATAAGCCGGATATCCTCTTCCTGGATGAACCGACGATCGGACTCGATCCCGAGTCCCGGCGCGAGGTGTGGCAGCAGATTGAACAGTTGAACGTTGAAGAGACGACGATCATCCTGACCACCCATTATATGGATGAGGCCGAGAGGCTCTGCAACCGGATAGCATTCGTCGACCAGGGTCGACTGATCGCCCTGGACACGATGGAGAACCTGCGACGATCGTTTCCGGTTGGCGACCTGATCGAGATTGGGGTTGTGAAGATAACCGGGGATCTCCTCGCCCGGATCAGAGAGATACCCCAGGTTGGTTCTGTCGATGTCAGGGGACTGAACCTGCTGATCGTGACAAGAGATGCGAGTATCGTCCTCCCCGATCTCCTGCGGGTCCTCGAACAGTTCTCAAACCCAATGACCTCGATTGCAATCCGGTCGCCGTCCCTCGAGGATATCTTCATCTACCTGACCGGGCAGGTTCCAGAGTCCGATGCGATCGCGACCGGTGAAGTCGGGAGGCAGGATTCATGA
- a CDS encoding ABC transporter permease, producing the protein MTSSLLRGAFAIFKRDFQKFLSNPFVILMTLFMPIMYLIIFGSAMGGSISHIPIGVVQDEPYLVETPLFASAVAGLSTMQQVDNPPTFDVTVFTDEASARRAVTDGRIMAAVIFPSSISADNTIRMYMDSSEFTIPALIQAGLNGVLAQNGAHNPVQVTKIYGDIGYLQFFGVGVIVMAIFMTTMMGGGMAMIRDREMGIVEGYLVTPVKRSSTLLGIIASGTVKGFLAGFIILLVDLFVAGIVIDSAVNFLLILAVIFIISIGLTSLVVAFASRFANQQIFASSVAFLNLILFMTSGAFYPTLGMPDWLRWITVINPESYGVHALRSLVLRGQGLNLIGIDLLALIIFSVFAIAIGIATFRRTLD; encoded by the coding sequence ATGACATCATCCCTGCTGCGGGGAGCCTTTGCGATCTTCAAACGGGATTTTCAGAAGTTCCTGAGCAATCCGTTTGTGATCCTGATGACCCTCTTCATGCCGATCATGTACCTGATCATCTTCGGCAGCGCGATGGGCGGGTCTATCAGCCACATCCCGATCGGGGTGGTGCAGGACGAGCCGTACCTGGTGGAGACTCCGCTCTTCGCCTCGGCAGTTGCTGGATTGAGCACGATGCAGCAGGTGGACAACCCTCCAACCTTTGATGTAACGGTCTTCACCGATGAGGCGAGCGCCCGGCGTGCGGTCACTGACGGAAGGATCATGGCTGCTGTCATCTTCCCCTCCAGCATCTCGGCGGATAATACGATCCGCATGTACATGGACAGTTCTGAGTTTACCATCCCCGCACTGATCCAGGCTGGATTGAACGGTGTCCTGGCCCAGAACGGGGCGCACAATCCGGTGCAGGTCACCAAGATCTATGGGGATATCGGTTACTTGCAGTTCTTTGGGGTTGGTGTCATTGTCATGGCCATCTTCATGACCACGATGATGGGGGGCGGCATGGCGATGATCCGGGACCGGGAGATGGGGATCGTCGAAGGGTATCTGGTCACGCCGGTGAAACGGTCGAGCACCCTCCTCGGCATCATCGCAAGCGGCACGGTCAAGGGATTTCTCGCAGGATTTATCATCCTTCTTGTCGACCTCTTCGTGGCCGGGATCGTCATCGACAGTGCGGTGAACTTTCTGCTGATCCTGGCTGTCATCTTCATCATCAGCATCGGACTCACCAGTCTGGTGGTCGCTTTCGCCTCCCGCTTTGCAAACCAGCAGATCTTCGCCTCCTCTGTCGCGTTCCTGAACCTGATCCTCTTCATGACCAGCGGTGCTTTTTACCCGACACTCGGGATGCCGGACTGGCTCCGCTGGATCACGGTGATCAATCCTGAGTCCTACGGCGTGCATGCCCTTCGCTCCCTGGTTCTCAGGGGTCAGGGGCTCAATCTCATCGGAATCGACCTGCTGGCGCTGATCATCTTCTCGGTCTTTGCGATCGCGATCGGCATTGCGACCTTCCGACGGACCCTCGATTGA
- a CDS encoding AI-2E family transporter: MEITLITEEQKLWLLISAIFLVAVFAFWPLMTVIVWAVALAVAFMPLQKRLSRRLKPSISAALITIMILCTVILVVSVSMNVLLANSGEIGSMITSLVMGIQNAGISSFLPSSIASQLSSIPQMLIKSMLESIIGMTSNLLQLLIQVVIFFLSLSMLLYFGESIWGTLTCNLSPKLASAVEKMARISGDTIYSLIIIQISAAILSFILAIPFFMVLGYGNVILFATIIGLGMLIPLIGAQFIILLMTLYLIATGDMKGAAITVFIGYPLLSGWIDFYYRPVMMGKRVAINPVLMMIGIFAGLPFMGILGFIVGPVLVALVVTGYKILEEEMRNPCSSTTCDV, translated from the coding sequence ATGGAGATAACCCTGATCACTGAAGAGCAGAAACTGTGGCTCCTTATCAGTGCGATCTTTCTTGTGGCCGTCTTTGCATTCTGGCCGTTGATGACGGTGATCGTATGGGCCGTCGCCCTTGCCGTTGCATTCATGCCACTCCAAAAAAGATTATCGCGTCGTCTCAAACCATCGATCTCTGCAGCGCTCATTACCATCATGATCCTCTGTACAGTCATCCTGGTGGTATCGGTATCGATGAACGTGCTCCTGGCCAACAGTGGTGAGATCGGTTCCATGATCACGTCGCTGGTGATGGGCATTCAAAATGCCGGCATATCCTCATTTCTCCCATCGTCCATAGCCAGTCAACTCTCCAGCATCCCTCAAATGCTGATCAAGTCGATGCTGGAGTCGATCATAGGAATGACCAGCAACCTGCTGCAGCTCCTGATTCAGGTTGTGATCTTCTTCCTCTCCCTCTCGATGCTCCTCTATTTCGGGGAGAGTATCTGGGGCACATTGACCTGCAACCTCTCCCCCAAACTGGCATCTGCCGTGGAAAAGATGGCCAGAATTTCAGGAGATACCATCTACTCGCTCATCATCATCCAGATATCGGCTGCGATCCTCTCCTTTATCCTTGCCATACCATTCTTCATGGTGCTCGGCTATGGAAACGTGATCCTGTTCGCCACCATAATAGGACTCGGCATGCTGATCCCTCTCATTGGGGCCCAATTCATCATTCTTCTCATGACCCTCTACCTGATCGCCACAGGGGATATGAAGGGTGCGGCCATTACGGTGTTCATCGGATATCCACTCTTAAGTGGATGGATCGATTTCTATTACCGGCCGGTGATGATGGGGAAGAGAGTCGCCATCAACCCGGTGCTGATGATGATCGGCATCTTTGCCGGCCTCCCATTCATGGGAATCCTGGGTTTCATCGTCGGCCCCGTGTTGGTCGCACTGGTGGTGACCGGGTATAAGATCCTGGAAGAAGAGATGCGTAATCCCTGTTCATCAACCACCTGTGATGTATGA
- a CDS encoding EVE domain-containing protein, with protein sequence MNIPHFWIIVASREHVMVGVKGGFAQTGHGKRSGLARMHAGDSIVYYSPKRVLGGDDPLHAFTALGTIAGEEIVQVEMTPDFKPFRRDVKYLYTGEVKIEPLIEDLHFIRNKKSWGYAFRFGLLEIEKEDFKRILQEFEKEGQTPE encoded by the coding sequence ATGAACATTCCCCACTTTTGGATCATTGTGGCGTCCAGAGAACACGTGATGGTTGGCGTCAAAGGCGGATTTGCCCAGACAGGACATGGGAAACGATCCGGTTTAGCCCGGATGCATGCCGGTGATTCCATTGTGTACTACTCCCCAAAGAGGGTGCTGGGAGGGGATGACCCGCTCCATGCATTCACGGCGTTGGGGACCATTGCAGGCGAGGAGATTGTGCAGGTGGAGATGACGCCAGACTTCAAACCGTTCCGAAGAGATGTGAAGTACCTGTACACGGGAGAGGTCAAGATCGAGCCGCTCATCGAAGATCTCCATTTCATCCGGAACAAAAAGTCATGGGGGTATGCATTCCGGTTCGGTCTCCTGGAGATCGAGAAAGAAGATTTTAAGAGAATCCTGCAGGAATTCGAAAAAGAGGGACAAACGCCTGAATGA
- a CDS encoding VOC family protein, translated as MSKKLKENPTSLDFVSLQVRDISLSKKFYHDNLGFRVEDETRPDAVVFSTGMGAIFAIRKPLVDLNQVSQVGFGIGLWFYLPDVKDIFENAKETGIRIIQPPTMGPFGEMLILADPDGYVITLHTKQ; from the coding sequence ATGTCAAAAAAACTAAAAGAAAATCCAACAAGTCTCGATTTTGTTTCGTTACAGGTCCGGGATATATCCCTCTCAAAAAAGTTTTATCACGATAATCTCGGCTTTCGTGTAGAGGATGAAACCCGTCCTGATGCAGTAGTTTTCTCTACAGGCATGGGTGCAATTTTTGCTATACGCAAACCGCTTGTAGATCTGAATCAGGTATCACAGGTAGGCTTTGGAATAGGGCTCTGGTTTTATCTTCCAGATGTAAAAGACATCTTTGAAAACGCTAAAGAAACCGGAATACGAATAATTCAACCCCCGACGATGGGACCATTTGGAGAGATGCTGATTCTCGCAGATCCCGATGGGTATGTGATTACTCTTCATACAAAACAATGA
- a CDS encoding winged helix-turn-helix transcriptional regulator has protein sequence MTKNKDFWRWIEAALNVIGGKWKLLIVIALKDGTQRYNEISRKLPAISERMLVKQLREMEHDGIITRTVYAVVPAKVEYSLTQSGEKLIPVLKILGIWSVIYLGSNTVCEGLSEPVEVDPIKLSQLLEDLDGILQDADNKIKRQSNDN, from the coding sequence ATGACGAAGAACAAGGATTTTTGGCGATGGATCGAGGCTGCACTTAATGTGATCGGAGGGAAGTGGAAACTGCTGATCGTTATTGCATTAAAGGACGGGACTCAGCGGTATAACGAGATCTCTCGTAAACTTCCGGCAATCAGCGAGAGGATGCTCGTTAAACAACTCCGTGAGATGGAGCACGACGGTATAATCACAAGGACAGTCTATGCAGTAGTCCCCGCGAAGGTTGAATATTCGCTTACGCAGTCAGGTGAAAAACTGATTCCGGTTTTGAAGATTCTCGGGATATGGAGTGTAATCTACCTTGGATCCAATACTGTCTGTGAGGGGTTGTCCGAGCCAGTGGAAGTAGACCCCATTAAACTTAGTCAGTTGCTCGAAGATCTCGACGGTATCCTTCAGGATGCCGATAATAAAATAAAACGACAAAGCAATGACAATTAA
- a CDS encoding MBL fold metallo-hydrolase, producing MEIVPGIHQVDGVNGNCFIIVRDDLTLIDTGMPKNSAKIVNYIQDILKRKPTDIKTIVLTHFHIDHVGDASDLKKLSGAKVAIHEADADYVAGRKTQPVPGGVKGMIFKVLIPLFFGSRPVEPDIELNDGDTIAGLTVIHTPGHTPGSICLFDQASNVLFAGDLLRFNGSKIEIGVVPLDTSEVQQSINKIAALDFAIMLSGHGIPLRPDASVKVREFAKRDIRKNGFPGK from the coding sequence ATGGAGATAGTGCCTGGAATTCACCAAGTCGATGGTGTAAATGGTAATTGTTTTATTATTGTTCGGGACGATCTAACACTTATAGATACGGGAATGCCCAAAAACAGCGCAAAAATTGTAAACTATATTCAGGATATTCTTAAACGTAAACCAACAGATATCAAAACGATCGTCCTGACACACTTTCATATCGATCACGTGGGCGACGCCAGCGATCTCAAAAAACTTAGCGGTGCGAAGGTGGCCATTCATGAAGCGGATGCGGACTATGTTGCCGGCAGAAAAACCCAGCCTGTACCGGGAGGTGTTAAGGGAATGATCTTTAAAGTCCTCATCCCCTTGTTTTTTGGATCACGACCTGTTGAACCGGATATAGAGCTCAACGACGGTGATACCATCGCTGGTCTCACCGTCATTCATACACCCGGACATACTCCGGGAAGTATTTGTCTTTTTGATCAGGCATCAAATGTTCTGTTTGCAGGGGATCTATTGAGGTTTAACGGCAGTAAAATCGAAATTGGAGTGGTGCCATTAGACACAAGTGAGGTACAACAATCAATCAATAAAATCGCCGCACTTGATTTTGCTATCATGCTGTCGGGACATGGAATACCTCTTAGACCCGATGCATCGGTAAAGGTCCGGGAGTTTGCAAAGAGAGATATTCGAAAAAATGGATTCCCGGGAAAATGA
- a CDS encoding MFS transporter, translated as MNKSNSPQPTKSEKAFDWRFVTPLYIGSALNPVNSSFIATALVPIAAAINVPVGQTAVLVAALYMACIVAQPAAGKLSEACGPRRVFLAGILAVLVGGVLGGSGHDLATLIISRVLIGVGTSTGYPSAMLLIRQRAESAGLTEPPGGVLGGLVIAGMATAVIGLPIGGFLVGAWGWQSVFFINVPLALVALIMAVSWILRDPPSRSTKTLRTLAARIDLAGITVFSGVMLSLLVFLMSLPDPDWVVLGVAVLLVLAFVWWEGQVSQPFIDLRLLATNRPLILTYVRFALASLCVYTVMYGVTQWLQIDKNIPSADVGFIILPMSLISIVLAWPVSRLNLVRTPLIASAVACLIGSVGVLLFTTATPLIWIVVVTAIFGITMGMCTSANQTAFYTQVTADQIGTASGLFRTFGYLGSITSSALIAIFFNPNVSDQSLHSIAAVMVILSVVGLLIVIVDRKIMVLAKV; from the coding sequence ATGAATAAATCCAACTCACCTCAACCCACAAAAAGTGAAAAAGCGTTCGATTGGCGTTTTGTAACACCTCTCTATATCGGCTCCGCACTAAATCCTGTCAACAGTTCGTTCATTGCCACTGCGCTGGTGCCAATAGCAGCGGCCATCAACGTTCCGGTCGGACAGACTGCTGTTCTGGTCGCAGCACTCTATATGGCATGTATCGTTGCCCAGCCGGCAGCCGGAAAATTATCTGAGGCATGTGGGCCACGGCGGGTGTTCCTTGCAGGTATTCTCGCTGTACTGGTTGGAGGAGTGCTGGGTGGCTCAGGCCATGACCTCGCAACGTTGATCATATCGCGGGTCCTGATTGGTGTGGGCACCTCGACCGGCTATCCTTCGGCAATGCTTTTGATCCGACAGCGGGCCGAATCGGCCGGGCTGACCGAGCCCCCGGGAGGAGTGCTTGGCGGCCTTGTGATAGCGGGAATGGCGACTGCGGTTATAGGTCTGCCCATTGGCGGATTCCTCGTCGGCGCCTGGGGCTGGCAGAGCGTGTTTTTTATTAACGTCCCGCTGGCTCTCGTAGCACTCATTATGGCTGTGTCCTGGATCCTCCGGGACCCGCCAAGCAGGAGTACAAAGACGCTCCGTACCCTGGCAGCCCGCATCGATCTGGCCGGCATCACGGTCTTTAGTGGCGTGATGCTTTCCCTCCTGGTCTTTCTCATGTCATTGCCAGATCCGGATTGGGTTGTTTTAGGCGTAGCTGTTCTGCTCGTTTTGGCCTTTGTCTGGTGGGAAGGACAGGTGAGTCAACCTTTTATTGACCTCCGCCTGTTGGCAACGAACCGGCCATTGATACTCACCTATGTGCGCTTTGCCCTTGCATCGCTGTGCGTCTACACCGTAATGTATGGTGTCACGCAATGGCTTCAGATCGACAAAAATATTCCATCCGCTGATGTCGGATTCATCATTTTGCCAATGAGTCTCATATCCATTGTGCTTGCGTGGCCGGTATCGCGGCTGAACCTCGTGCGCACTCCCCTTATTGCGTCCGCCGTTGCCTGCTTGATAGGGTCTGTGGGTGTACTTTTATTTACCACGGCGACTCCACTAATCTGGATAGTTGTAGTCACTGCGATCTTCGGGATTACCATGGGGATGTGCACCAGTGCGAACCAGACAGCCTTTTACACCCAGGTCACCGCAGATCAGATCGGTACCGCTTCAGGCCTGTTCCGTACCTTTGGGTATTTGGGCTCGATTACATCGTCGGCCCTTATCGCGATATTCTTTAATCCAAATGTCAGCGATCAGAGCCTGCATTCAATTGCTGCCGTTATGGTGATCCTGAGCGTTGTGGGGCTGCTTATTGTCATTGTCGACAGGAAAATCATGGTGCTGGCAAAAGTATAG
- a CDS encoding MarR family winged helix-turn-helix transcriptional regulator, whose product MSELVLCTAMDLRDLFAQFIERYKYVTIEADKIEMETIGSCDLTLNQFYYLRGIQRNDSITLTELAQKLGVSKPSANAAITKLMKDGFVVRTRSDVDQRKFLLTLSEKGCQVFKHKQRVFEAFIELIEKNTTENQQKTLIKSFRIMIECSSEKKE is encoded by the coding sequence ATGTCTGAACTGGTTCTATGTACTGCTATGGATTTAAGGGATCTATTTGCTCAGTTTATCGAACGGTACAAATATGTTACTATTGAGGCAGATAAGATTGAAATGGAAACGATTGGCTCTTGTGATCTTACCCTCAACCAGTTCTATTATTTACGGGGCATCCAGCGCAACGACAGTATCACCCTAACCGAACTTGCCCAAAAACTCGGTGTCTCAAAACCTTCGGCCAACGCCGCGATTACAAAACTCATGAAGGACGGGTTTGTTGTCCGGACCCGGTCCGATGTTGATCAGCGCAAATTTCTCCTGACCCTGAGCGAAAAAGGTTGTCAGGTTTTTAAACACAAACAGCGGGTTTTTGAGGCATTCATAGAGCTGATTGAGAAAAACACAACAGAAAACCAGCAAAAAACCCTTATCAAATCATTTCGGATTATGATTGAGTGCTCATCAGAGAAGAAAGAGTGA